A genome region from Gambusia affinis linkage group LG24, SWU_Gaff_1.0, whole genome shotgun sequence includes the following:
- the LOC122827204 gene encoding ras-related protein Rap-2a-like, with translation MREYKVVVLGSGGVGKSALTVQFVTGTFIEKYDPTIEDFYRKEIEVDSSPSVLEILDTAGTEQFASMRDLYIRNGQGFILVYSLVNQQSFQDIKPMRDQIIRVKRYQQVPVVLVGNKVDLEDEREVSPSEGQALAEDWGCPFMETSAKSKTMVDELFAEIVRQMDFCPLPDRRETCCPACSIQ, from the exons ATGCGGGAGTACAAGGTGGTGGTGCTGGGCAGCGGCGGGGTGGGCAAGTCCGCGCTGACTGTCCAGTTCGTCACCGGGACGTTCATAGAGAAGTACGACCCGACCATTGAAGATTTCTACAGGAAGGAGATCGAGGTGGACTCGTCTCCGTCGGTGCTGGAGATCCTGGACACGGCGGGGACCGAGCAGTTCGCCTCCATGAGGGACCTTTACATCAGAAACGGCCAGGGCTTCATCTTGGTCTACAGTCTGGTGAACCAGCAAAGTTTTCAGGACATCAAGCCCATGAGGGACCAGATCATCAGGGTCAAGAG GTACCAGCAGGTGCCGGTGGTGCTGGTGGGTAACAAGGTGGACCTGGAGGACGAGAGGGAAGTGTCCCCCAGCGAGGGCCAGGCGCTGGCCGAGGACTGGGGCTGCCCCTTCATGGAGACGTCGGCCAAAAGCAAGACGATGGTGGATGAGCTGTTCGCCGAGATCGTCAGGCAGATGGACTTTTGCCCTCTGCCCGACCGGAGGGAAACCTGCTGCCCTGCCTGTAGCATTCAGTAG